A window of the Trichoderma asperellum chromosome 4, complete sequence genome harbors these coding sequences:
- a CDS encoding uncharacterized protein (EggNog:ENOG41~TransMembrane:3 (i238-256o317-335i356-377o)) — protein MQPVRAVLSCTSCRQRKLKCDRIEPCGNCIARNVDCVYVVHPRIRGSAQTNDGYQRLNARIRHLEQLISAADTPMPQRDASSDHICQHCGRVPDLTNGVLHGQPQQENTPDLLRDEQSGIKPGRIISSDSQTTYVCGVHWAAIYNEITDISRQLDQDSSTDDFEESEAGYGNGPMLLGGLWPTASLEDILSDIPPRDLADRLVSRYFNSLDPSVVLLHAPTFEQEYKGFWLDEKKPKAQWLGLLFGILSMGTFLYLRSRDPLPGTFDNPKALMDIFQRRSTECLILSKYSSSPGTHTMEALLLNIQNEFLRHREAHLGIWILGGVVVRLAMRMGYHRDSAGYSQVSVFHGEMRRRVWAMILQLDTLTSCQLGLPPMIQELQCDTQLPRNLLDDDFGPDSVQLPSARPETELTPVLYTITKSRLLTVFRAIFNQVSLGRLEAYTEIMALDQRLRNEHASISPRFRMTNLENSVTTSVYLLMRRYNIEFLFQKARCILHRHHMTKSYRDSTFSFSRSSCIDAAMAILSHQANILREVQVGGLLYRDKWFVSSLEQHDFLLASMIICLELSFRARGEAPAAGPSDADSFPKYSERNLVESLRNSRHFWDEFKATAPEAQQAFHIVSVMLDMISRGSRPQKDRHVMYMENAENTGNLQGNPQVDTGKSKTFVCLQAYSKLICANSNNRRSHFFWIVPIKFTVRSDASIHSYLQFSC, from the exons ATGCAACCAGTCCGAGCCGTGTTGTCCTGCACTTCATGCCGACAACGAAA ATTGAAATGCGATCGGATCGAGCCGTGTGGCAACTGCATCGCAAGGAACGTTGACTGTGTCTACGTGGTCCACCCGCGGATCCGCGGTTCTGCACAAACAAATGATGGCTACCAGCGCCTCAATGCTCGTATTCGCCACCTGGAGCAGCTCATTAGTGCTGCTGATACGCCCATGCCGCAGAGGGACGCCAGTTCCGACCATATTTGCCAGCATTGCGGGAGAGTACCAGACTTGACCAATGGCGTTTTGCATGGCCAACCACAGCAAGAAAACACACCGGACTTACTTCGTGACGAACAAAGTGGTATCAAGCCTGGCCGGATCATCTCGAGCGACAGCCAGACAACCTATGTATGCGGAGTGCATTGGGCGGCAATTTACAATGAG ATAACTGATATTAGCCGACAACTCGACCAAGACTCTTCAACGGATGATTTTGAAGAGTCGGAGGCTGGCTATGGAAATGGTCCAATGCTTCTTGGAGGATTATGGCCTACGGCGAGCTTGGAAGATATCTTGTCTGATATCCCGCCCAGAGATCTTGCCGATAGACTGGTATCGCGATACTTCAACTCCTTGGACCCATCAGTTG TGCTGCTTCACGCCCCCACTTTTGAGCAAGAG TACAAAGGCTTCTGGCTAGACGAAAAAAAGCCGAAAGCGCAATGGCTAGGTTTATTGTTTGGCATTTTGTCAATGGGAACATTCTTGTATCTGCGGTCTCGAGACCCTCTCCCAGGGACATTTGACAATCCCAAGGCATTGATGGATATCTTCCAGCGGCGTTCAACAGAGTGCTTGATCCTTTCAAAGTACTCTTCATCCCCCGGGACACACACAATGGAGGCACTACTTCTGAATATCCAAAACGAATTTTTACGACATCGAGAGGCTCATTTAGGCATCTGGATCTTGGGTGGAGTAGTCGTCCGGCTGGCCATGCGAATGGGATACCATCGAGACTCGGCGGGTTATTCGCAGGTTTCCGTCTTCCACGGCGAGATGCGGCGGCGCGTCTGGGCAATGATTCTGCAACTCGATACTCTGACTTCTTGCCAGCTTGGACTGCCGCCAATGATACAAGAACTGCAGTGTGACACGCAACTGCCCCGCAATCTTCTCGATGACGATTTTGGACCTGACTCTGTACAACTCCCGTCGGCACGGCCTGAGACGGAGCTCACGCCTGTGCTCTACACAATCACAAAGTCGCGATTACTTACAGTCTTCCGGGCCATATTCAATCAGGTCTCGCTGGGACGACTTGAAGCTTACACCGAGATCATGGCGCTCGACCAGCGCCTTCGCAATGAACATGCGTCTATTTCGCCTCGCTTCCGAATGACTAATTTAGAGAATTCCGTCACGACATcagtttatttactaatgcGCCGGTACAATATAGAGTTCCTCTTCCAAAAGGCGCGATGTATCTTACACCGCCATCACATGACAAAGTCTTACAGAGACAGCACGTTTAGTTTCTCAAGGTCGTCTTGCATTGACGCCGCCATGGCAATCCTATCTCATCAGGCCAACATTCTGCGAGAGGTGCAAGTGGGCGGCCTTCTATACCGAGATAAATGGTTTGTTTCTTCACTTGAGCAGCATGACTTCCTGTTGGCGTCGATGATCATCTGCCTTGAGCTTAGTTTTCGAGCCCGCGGAGAGGCACCTGCGGCTGGCCCCAGTGATGCGGACAGCTTTCCGAAATATTCAGAACGAAACTTGGTTGAGTCATTGAGAAACTCCCGTCACTTCTGGGATGAATTCAAAGCGACTGCCCCTGAAGCCCAACAAGCGTTTCACATAGTTTCGGTAATGCTGGATATGATTTCGAGGGGTTCCCGGCCGCAGAAAGATAGGCATGTAATGTACATGGAAAACGCGGAAAACACCGGAAATCTCCAGGGTAATCCCCAGGTCGATACAGGTAAAAGTAAAACGTTTGTTTGTTTACAGGCTTACAGTAAACTTATATGTGCAAATAGCAACAACCGGCGATCCCATTTCTTCTGGATCGTCCCAATTAAATTCACAGTCAGATCCGACGCAAGCATTCACTCATACCTTCAATTCAGCTGTTGA
- a CDS encoding uncharacterized protein (EggNog:ENOG41~TransMembrane:3 (i238-256o317-335i356-377o)) yields MQPVRAVLSCTSCRQRKLKCDRIEPCGNCIARNVDCVYVVHPRIRGSAQTNDGYQRLNARIRHLEQLISAADTPMPQRDASSDHICQHCGRVPDLTNGVLHGQPQQENTPDLLRDEQSGIKPGRIISSDSQTTYVCGVHWAAIYNEITDISRQLDQDSSTDDFEESEAGYGNGPMLLGGLWPTASLEDILSDIPPRDLADRLVSRYFNSLDPSVVLLHAPTFEQEYKGFWLDEKKPKAQWLGLLFGILSMGTFLYLRSRDPLPGTFDNPKALMDIFQRRSTECLILSKYSSSPGTHTMEALLLNIQNEFLRHREAHLGIWILGGVVVRLAMRMGYHRDSAGYSQVSVFHGEMRRRVWAMILQLDTLTSCQLGLPPMIQELQCDTQLPRNLLDDDFGPDSVQLPSARPETELTPVLYTITKSRLLTVFRAIFNQVSLGRLEAYTEIMALDQRLRNEHASISPRFRMTNLENSVTTSVYLLMRRYNIEFLFQKARCILHRHHMTKSYRDSTFSFSRSSCIDAAMAILSHQANILREVQVGGLLYRDKWFVSSLEQHDFLLASMIICLELSFRARGEAPAAGPSDADSFPKYSERNLVESLRNSRHFWDEFKATAPEAQQAFHIVSVMLDMISRGSRPQKDRHVMYMENAENTGNLQGNPQVDTGKTTTGDPISSGSSQLNSQSDPTQAFTHTFNSAVEGIEAFINSPDAVDWALWETFIKIS; encoded by the exons ATGCAACCAGTCCGAGCCGTGTTGTCCTGCACTTCATGCCGACAACGAAA ATTGAAATGCGATCGGATCGAGCCGTGTGGCAACTGCATCGCAAGGAACGTTGACTGTGTCTACGTGGTCCACCCGCGGATCCGCGGTTCTGCACAAACAAATGATGGCTACCAGCGCCTCAATGCTCGTATTCGCCACCTGGAGCAGCTCATTAGTGCTGCTGATACGCCCATGCCGCAGAGGGACGCCAGTTCCGACCATATTTGCCAGCATTGCGGGAGAGTACCAGACTTGACCAATGGCGTTTTGCATGGCCAACCACAGCAAGAAAACACACCGGACTTACTTCGTGACGAACAAAGTGGTATCAAGCCTGGCCGGATCATCTCGAGCGACAGCCAGACAACCTATGTATGCGGAGTGCATTGGGCGGCAATTTACAATGAG ATAACTGATATTAGCCGACAACTCGACCAAGACTCTTCAACGGATGATTTTGAAGAGTCGGAGGCTGGCTATGGAAATGGTCCAATGCTTCTTGGAGGATTATGGCCTACGGCGAGCTTGGAAGATATCTTGTCTGATATCCCGCCCAGAGATCTTGCCGATAGACTGGTATCGCGATACTTCAACTCCTTGGACCCATCAGTTG TGCTGCTTCACGCCCCCACTTTTGAGCAAGAG TACAAAGGCTTCTGGCTAGACGAAAAAAAGCCGAAAGCGCAATGGCTAGGTTTATTGTTTGGCATTTTGTCAATGGGAACATTCTTGTATCTGCGGTCTCGAGACCCTCTCCCAGGGACATTTGACAATCCCAAGGCATTGATGGATATCTTCCAGCGGCGTTCAACAGAGTGCTTGATCCTTTCAAAGTACTCTTCATCCCCCGGGACACACACAATGGAGGCACTACTTCTGAATATCCAAAACGAATTTTTACGACATCGAGAGGCTCATTTAGGCATCTGGATCTTGGGTGGAGTAGTCGTCCGGCTGGCCATGCGAATGGGATACCATCGAGACTCGGCGGGTTATTCGCAGGTTTCCGTCTTCCACGGCGAGATGCGGCGGCGCGTCTGGGCAATGATTCTGCAACTCGATACTCTGACTTCTTGCCAGCTTGGACTGCCGCCAATGATACAAGAACTGCAGTGTGACACGCAACTGCCCCGCAATCTTCTCGATGACGATTTTGGACCTGACTCTGTACAACTCCCGTCGGCACGGCCTGAGACGGAGCTCACGCCTGTGCTCTACACAATCACAAAGTCGCGATTACTTACAGTCTTCCGGGCCATATTCAATCAGGTCTCGCTGGGACGACTTGAAGCTTACACCGAGATCATGGCGCTCGACCAGCGCCTTCGCAATGAACATGCGTCTATTTCGCCTCGCTTCCGAATGACTAATTTAGAGAATTCCGTCACGACATcagtttatttactaatgcGCCGGTACAATATAGAGTTCCTCTTCCAAAAGGCGCGATGTATCTTACACCGCCATCACATGACAAAGTCTTACAGAGACAGCACGTTTAGTTTCTCAAGGTCGTCTTGCATTGACGCCGCCATGGCAATCCTATCTCATCAGGCCAACATTCTGCGAGAGGTGCAAGTGGGCGGCCTTCTATACCGAGATAAATGGTTTGTTTCTTCACTTGAGCAGCATGACTTCCTGTTGGCGTCGATGATCATCTGCCTTGAGCTTAGTTTTCGAGCCCGCGGAGAGGCACCTGCGGCTGGCCCCAGTGATGCGGACAGCTTTCCGAAATATTCAGAACGAAACTTGGTTGAGTCATTGAGAAACTCCCGTCACTTCTGGGATGAATTCAAAGCGACTGCCCCTGAAGCCCAACAAGCGTTTCACATAGTTTCGGTAATGCTGGATATGATTTCGAGGGGTTCCCGGCCGCAGAAAGATAGGCATGTAATGTACATGGAAAACGCGGAAAACACCGGAAATCTCCAGGGTAATCCCCAGGTCGATACAGGTAAAA CAACAACCGGCGATCCCATTTCTTCTGGATCGTCCCAATTAAATTCACAGTCAGATCCGACGCAAGCATTCACTCATACCTTCAATTCAGCTGTTGAAGGCATCGAAGCCTTTATCAACAGCCCGGATGCCGTTGATTGG GCACTGTGGGAGACTTTTATCAAGATTTCTTGA
- a CDS encoding uncharacterized protein (EggNog:ENOG41), translating into MGLGAVPPELILNIARFLHLRRDVNALARVNQYLYAILDPVLYHGSAKRLSGYVLQWATRNDSVQTVKKALQYGAYPNAVEIGENCALRFAVEHGHLAIVKLLLDHGAIIRDPMILGTAALHGFDEITKLLLDHGASPNAVACQGKTPLLLAAQKGSETTFALLLQRGADPFVKCAAGSSALFYAIAGGSANILEKLLDLGLDMYQANRGSRIAQSYAAELGRLDAVKLFTERGVDVNLADGTGRTPLSWAASKGHLELVQYFLKQGASVEIQDSGCYTPALNAAMNGMTSVVKALLDNGANLEYASRDGRTMLSWAAPQGHRDTTQLLLDRGANLEALDKEGRTPLHLAAYTNHEQIVKMLIDKGANVNSNNGVSSPLSLASGRGHSRIVRLLLRAGASPEFITPGKITPLFLAAISNSSSAAAAVEALLNHGANIQATDEDGKTVLSYTLRQQGRLRIFDLLVSRGANLDVRDNLGRTLLMEAAASGQSLCIELLIQSGLDVNDRDNSGMTALHHAVMNDAVDSILPLLRRGADPEAKDHHGLSVFERARWQGNTDILIGAERELESRRF; encoded by the coding sequence ATGGGCCTGGGCGCCGTACCACCAGAACTGATTCTCAATATCGCCAGATTCTTACACTTGCGGAGGGACGTCAACGCCCTGGCCAGGGTGAACCAGTACCTATACGCCATCCTAGATCCGGTTCTCTACCATGGCAGTGCCAAACGTCTTTCCGGCTATGTCCTTCAATGGGCCACGAGGAATGACAGCGTCCAAACAGTAAAGAAAGCACTGCAATACGGGGCTTATCCCAACGCAGTCGAAATCGGCGAGAACTGTGCCCTCAGATTCGCTGTAGAGCATGGGCATCTGGCAATTGTCAAGCTCCTGCTCGACCATGGCGCCATCATTCGCGACCCAATGATCCTGGGAACCGCCGCTCTCCACGGGTTCGACGAGATAACGAAGTTGCTCCTCGACCATGGGGCAAGCCCGAATGCCGTGGCATGTCAGGGCAAGACTCCTCTCCTGCTCGCCGCACAGAAAGGGAGTGAGACTACTTTTGCATTGCTCTTGCAGCGTGGAGCCGACCCCTTTGTCAAGTGTGCCGCTGGATCATCTGCTTTATTCTACGCCATCGCTGGCGGGAGCGCGAACatcttggagaagctgctcgaTCTCGGGCTTGATATGTATCAGGCCAACCGTGGTTCGCGGATTGCCCAGTCTTATGCCGCAGAGCTGGGTAGACTAGATGCTGTCAAGCTGTTTACCGAGCGGGGCGTCGACGTTAACCTCGCTGATGGAACAGGCCGGACACCACTATCTTGGGCTGCTAGCAAGGGGCATCTCGAGCTGGTGCAGTATTTTCTGAAGCAGGGTGCGTCGGTGGAAATCCAGGACTCTGGGTGCTACACTCCCGCGCTGAATGCGGCCATGAATGGAATGACCTCCGTTGTGAAAGCGTTGCTCGACAACGGAGCAAATCTGGAATATGCGTCTAGAGATGGGCGTACTATGCTTTCTTGGGCGGCGCCCCAAGGCCATCGAGATACCACCCAGCTCCTGTTAGACCGAGGAGCCAACTTGGAGGCGTTAGATAAGGAAGGGCGGACGCCTCTTCACTTGGCAGCTTACACCAATCACGAGCAAATCGTCAAGATGCTCATCGATAAAGGTGCCAATGTGAACTCGAATAATGGCGTATCATCGCCGCTGTCACTTGCGTCAGGCCGTGGGCATTCGCGAATAGTCAGACTGCTTTTGAGAGCTGGCGCATCTCCCGAGTTCATCACACCAGGAAAGATAACTCCCTTGTTCCTCGCAGCTATATCAAACAGTTCCTCCGCCGCAGCCGCGGTTGAAGCTCTCCTTAACCACGGGGCCAATATACAAGCTACAGACGAAGACGGCAAGACGGTGCTGTCTTACACCCTCAGGCAGCAAGGAAGGCTCCGGATATTTGACCTGCTCGTCTCAAGAGGAGCCAATCTCGATGTTAGAGACAACCTCGGACGAACTCTGCTCATGGAAGCGGCGGCTAGTGGCCAAAGTCTCTGTATAGAACTCTTGATCCAGAGTGGCCTTGATGTCAACGACCGAGACAACTCTGGCATGACGGCGCTGCATCATGCCGTGATGAACGATGCGGTGGATTCGattctgccgctgctacgGCGCGGTGCCGACCCTGAAGCAAAAGATCACCATGGACTCTCGGTGTTTGAGCGGGCGAGATGGCAAGGTAACACTGATATACTGATAGGGGCTGAGCGTGAGCTGGAGTCGAGGAGATTTTGA
- the ASN2 gene encoding Asparagine synthetase (MEROPS:MER0034539), giving the protein MCGIFACHCHPDVQKFKPTALKLAKAIRHRGPDWSGSVISHNTILCHERLSIVGVESGAQPLTNADDTIILAVNGEIYNHRQIRKHLKEPYHFKTASDCEVIIPLYLEQDIDAPNSLDGMFSFVLYDKKQDRTIAARDPIGVTTLYQGWSWKEPGAVYFASELKCLSPVCDKIIAFPPGHVYDSKTGETTRYFKPTWWDPTNVPSTPVDYKALRTSLEKAVRKRLMAEVPYGVLLSGGLDSSLVASIAQREMLRLRKKAEESNGTATPAEADVDHGEGLVGVDDDDNLSTVTYLPQLNSFSIGLPGSPDNEAALKVAKFLGTKHHVMTFTIEDGLNALSDVIYHLETYDVTTIRASTPMFLLSRKIKAMGIKMVLSGEGSDEIFGGYLYFHAAPDKKAFHEETVRRIKNLHLADCLRANKSTSAWGLEARVPFLDKKFIETAMSIDPQDKMITKERMEKYILRKAFDTSDEPGTAPYLPDSILWRQKEQFSDGVGYGWIDALKDNAELHVTDEMMKNPKAEWGTDIPDTKEAYWYRLMFDEHFPPRCASTVERWTPTWSKQTDPSGRAISTHVAKYEDTE; this is encoded by the exons ATGTGTGGGATCTTTGCCTGCCATTG TCACCCGGACGTGCAAAAGTTCAAGCCGACGGCCCTGAAGCTGGCTAAGGC AATTCGACACCGAGGTCCCGATTGGA GCGGCAGCGTCATTTCTCACAACACAA TCCTCTGCCATGAGCGTCTTAGTATCGTCGGTGTTG AGTCTGGTGCTCAACCCTTGACCAACGCCGATGACACCATCATCCTTGCCGTCAACGGCGAGATCTACAACCACCGACAGATCCGAAAGCACCTAAAAGAGCCATACCACTTCAAGACGGCATCGGATTGCGAGGTTATCATTCCCTTG TATCTGGAGCAGGATATCGACGCTCCCAACAGCCTCGATGGCATGTTCTCATTCGTTCTATACGACAAGAAGCAAGACCGCACCATTGCCGCACGCGATCCGATCGGCGTTACAACATTGTACCAAGGATGGTCATGGAAGGAACCTGGTGCTGTTTACTTTGCTTCAGAGCTCAAGTGCTTGTCCCCGGTCTGCGACAAGATTATCGCTTTCCCTCCTGGACACGTCTACGACTCAAAAACTGGCGAGACTACCCGCTACTTCAAACCTACTTGGTGGGATCCTACCAACGTGCCCTCTACTCCCGTCGATTACAAGGCTCTCCGAACTTCTCTGGAGAAGGCTGTCAGAAAGCGTCTGATGGCTGAGGTCCCTTATGGTGTGCTTCTTTCTGGAGGCCTCGATTCCAGCTTGGTCGCTTCCATTGCGCAGCGAGAGATGCTGAGACTCAGAAAGAAGGCTGAAGAGTCTAACGGCACTGCTACTCCTGCAGAGGCTGATGTTGACCACGGAGAGGGCCTTGTCGGtgttgacgacgacgataaCCTGTCTACCGTTACCTACCTCCCTCAACTCAACTCCTTCTCCATTGGTCTGCCCGGGTCTCCGGACAACGAGGCCGCTCTCAAGGTTGCCAAATTCCTTGGTACAAAGCACCACGTCATGACATTTACCATTGAGGATGGCCTCAACGCACTTTCAGATGTCATCTACCACCTGGAGACCTACGATGTTACAACCATCCGAGCCTCAACACCCATGTTCCTGCTCTCTCGTAAGATCAAGGCTATGGGTATCAAGATGGTTCTGAGTGGTGAGGGTAGTGACGAGATTTTCGGCGGTTACCTTTACTTCCACGCTGCTCCCGACAAGAAGGCGTTCCACGAGGAGACTGTCCGCCGTATCAAGAACTTGCACCTTGCGGATTGTCTGCGAGCCAACAAGTCCACTTCTGCCTGGGGTCTTGAGGCTCGTGTCCCTTTCCTGGATAAGAAG tttatcgAGACTGCGATGAGCATCGACCCCCAGGATAAGATGATCACCAAGGAAAGAATGGAAAAGTACATTCTGCGAAAGGCTTTCGACACCTCTGATGAGCCTGGCACTGCTCCTTACCTCCCCGACTCCATCCTGTGGAGACAGAAGGAGCAGTTCTCCGATGGTGTCGGATACGGATGGATTGATGCCCTCAAGGACAACGCTGAACTCCACGTCACCGacgagatgatgaagaaccCCAAAGCTGAGTGGGGTACCGATATCCCAGATACCAAGGAGGC TTACTGGTACCGTCTCATGTTTGACGAGCACTTCCCTCCACGCTGCGCTTCCACCGTGGAGCGATGGACACCCACCTGGTCTAAGCAGACCGATCCCAGTGGCAG AGCCATCTCTACCCACGTTGCCAAGTATGAAGACACTGAGTAA
- a CDS encoding uncharacterized protein (EggNog:ENOG41), with protein MQNPTDEVAPNRMLSFTPKPVPSWDNRPAVSSPLSSSPVRASSPRSPADEETRWQPRQVQSSPIRPNNFKYQSRPARPNPVMKRREELQEQRRKSFLQNVRQKAEERSWQRRDIEGQFLKTSWLANVGRLSHDAPSFSDADIEDAATFSPEMAQSQMDEDMIPEELMDEEQLLTSYEEEVMAQQGSRLSTLAEEDDEYDDIFAELISQEQEQQQSQHQSSQPLHQMEID; from the exons atgCAAAATCCCACAGACGAAGTCGCACCAAACAGGATGCTGTCGTTTACTCCAAAGCCGGTCCCTTCTTGGGATAACCGTCCCGCCGTCTCATCTCCACTATCGTCCTCACCAGTGCGCGCCTCATCACCTCGCTCTCCGGCCGATGAGGAAACGCGATGGCAGCCTCGCCAGGTCCAGTCGTCACCGATCAGGCCTAACAATTTCAAGTACCAATCACGACCTGCGCGTCCGAATCCCGTcatgaaaagaagagaggagctCCAGGAGCAGAGGCGCAAGAGCTTCCTGCAGAATGTCCGTCAAAAGGCCGAGGAAAGATCCTGGCAAAGAAGAGACATAGAGGGTCAA TTTCTGAAAACGAGCTGGCTAGCTAACGTCGGCCGCTTGTCTCATGATGCGCCTTCATTCTCGGATGCCGATATCGAGGATGCCGCAACCTTTTCGCCTGAAATGGCACAATCACAGATGGACGAAGACATGATCCCAGAAGAACTCATGGATGAAGAGCAATTACTTACGTCTTACGAAGAGGAAGTAATGGCCCAGCAGGGGTCCCGGCTTTCAACACTGGCcgaggaggatgacgagtATGATGACATTTTTGCCGAACTCATTTcacaagagcaagagcaacaACAATCGCAGCATCAATCCTCACAACCTTTACATCAGATGGAAATCGATTAG
- the HUS5 gene encoding SUMO conjugating enzyme Hus5 (BUSCO:EOG092D4BSZ), giving the protein MALCQNRLQEERKQWRRDHPFGFFAKPSRTKEGVLDLKNWECGIPGKEKTIWEGGLFKLNIAFPDEYPTKPPKCKFVPPLFHPNVYPSGTVCLSILNEEEAWKPAITVKQILLGIQDLLNDPNPESPAQADAYNLFKRDKVEYEKRIRRVVRENPAP; this is encoded by the exons ATGGCCCTTTGCCAGAACAGATTACAGGAGGAGCG GAAACAATGGCGACGTGACCATCCATTCGGCTTCTTCGCCAAGCCTTCTCGGACGAAGGAGGGAGTGCTCGATCTGAAGAACTGGGAGTGCGGCATTCCTGGCAAGGAGAAGACAATCTGGGAGGGAGGGCTTTTCAAGCTCAACATTGCATTTCCCGATG AGTACCCAACAAAGCCCCCAAAGT GCAAATTCGTTCCCCCACTGTTCCACCCCAACGTTTACCCCTCCGGCACCGTCTGCCTGTCGATTCTcaacgaggaggaggcgtggAAGCCTGCCATCACGGTCAAGCAGATTCTGCTTGGCATCCAAGACCTCCTCAACGACCCTAACCCCGAATCGCCCGCGCAAGCCGACGCATACAACCTATTCAAGAGAGACAAGGTTGAGTACGAGAAGCGCATTCGCCGCGTGGTCCGTGAGAATCCGGCGCCGTAA
- a CDS encoding uncharacterized protein (BUSCO:EOG092D1C4I) translates to MNFFSKSTFATARIGNRTWTCSACRGQLARTRPTRQIIARRFVSGRKSSSEGNGGAKSGPNARLILFASTGAAAGTAALAFTDEIKNSYEAAERTGRVVAALAVCINDYRTTLNTKATINDEEEQDQLLKACHKRCAERTLKVLEKNGGIFIKLGQHLSAMNYLLPPEWTSTFIPLQDKCPVSSFESVQDMFRRDTNEELWQYFSEFSEEPIGAASLAQVHLATIKDTGRKVAVKVQHPELEAWAPLDLALTRYTFSTLKRFFPEYDLEWLSSEMDYSLPKELDFREEAENARRMKAHFAKIPELPLIVPEVMWAKKRILVMACESGRRPDDLDYLDKNGIDRDEVSATLARIFNEMIFGDGAPLHCDPHGGNLAIRKNTTRRGLGRGPNFDIILYDHGLYRDIPLPLRRSYAKMWLAVIDGDMDRMKKYAHEVAGISEEDFPLFASAITGRDFSVVSKEGSILKTRTTDEEQNMSGALQEGLIVDLVQMLGRVPRIILLILKTNDLTRSLDENLHTSQGPIRTFMILARYCTRTVFHEQIEDIIRSGSLLWPQNVMRALTAWIGFVRVELKLEAFELWLGIKRMLGFRAVEFGGGPLRQEEI, encoded by the exons ATGAACTTTTTTTCTAAATCTACCTTTGCGACGGCCCGCATCGGTAACCGAACATGGACCTGTTCTGCTTGTCGTGGCCAATTGGCGCGCACTAGGCCGACCCGACAGATTATCGCGCGACGTTTTGTCTCGGGGCGAAAATCCTCGTCAGAGGGCAATGGCGGTGCGAAATCAGGGCCTAACGCCAGGCTGATTCTTTTTGCGTCGACTGGAGCAGCGGCTGGTACGGCAGCGCTTGCGTTCACCGACGAGATCAAGAACAGCTATGAGGCTGCAGAGAGAACAGGCAGAGTGGTTGCTGCGCTGGCCGTCTGCATTAACGA CTACCGAACCACCTTGAACACAAAGGCCACGATtaatgacgaagaagagcaagatcaATTATTGAAGGCTTGCCACAAGCGATGCGCTGAACGAACCCTCAAAGTGTTGGAGAAAAATGGCGGCATATTTATCAAACTAGGACAGCACCTG AGTGCTATGAATTACCTCTTGCCTCCTGAGTGGACGTCGACCTTTATACCGCTGCAGGACAAATGCCCTGTCTCATCATTCGAATCCGTGCAGGATATGTTCCGAAGGGATACGAACGAAGAGTTGTGGCAGTACTTTTCTGAATTTTCAGAGGAGCCAATTGGCGCCGCCTCGCTTGCGCAAGTACACCTGGCCACCATCAAGGATACTGGACGCAAGGTGGCCGTCAAGGTTCAACACCCCGAGCTGGAGGCATGGGCGCCTCTCGATCTTGCGCTTACTAGATACACCTTCTCCACGCTCAAGCGGTTCTTCCCCGAGTACGACTTGGAATGGCTATCGTCAGAAATGGATTACTCGCTGCCCAAGGAGCTTGACTTCAGGGAGGAGGCCGAGAACGCACGTCGCATGAAGGCGCATTTTGCTAAAATCCCCGAGCTGCCTCTCATTGTCCCCGAAGTCATGTGGGCGAAGAAGCGGATCCTCGTCATGGCCTGTGAATCAGGCCGGCGACCGGACGATCTTGATTACCTGGACAAGAACGGCATTGACCGCGACGAAGTGTCGGCAACTTTGGCGCGAATTTTCAATGAGATGATATTCGGCGATGGTGCTCCGCTACACTGCGATCCTCACGGCGGTAACCTTGCCATCCGCAAGAACACTACTCGACGTGGTCTTGGACGAGGTCCCAACTTTGACATCATCCTCTACGACCACGGCTTATATCGCGATATTCCTCTGCCCCTGAGACGCTCTTACGCCAAGATGTGGCTCGCTGTCATTGATGGCGACATGGACCGGATGAAGAAGTACGCTCACGAGGTGGCTGGCATCAGTGAGGAGGATTTCCCCCTCTTTGCGTCCGCCATCACGGGTCGCGACTTCAGTGTTGTCAGCAAAGAGGGATCGATCCTCAAGACACGCACCACAGATGAGGAGCAAAACATGAGCGGCGCCCTGCAAGAAGGCCTCATCGTCGACCTGGTACAGATGCTCGGCCGTGTTCCTCGCATTATCCTCCTCATCTTAAAGACCAACGACCTGACACGCAGTCTTGATGAAAACCTTCACACCAGCCAAGGACCTATACGCACTTTTATGATTCTAGCGCGGTATTGCACCCGAACTGTCTTCCACGAGCAGATTGAGGACATTATCCGCAGTGGATCGTTACTCTGGCCTCAGAATGTGATGCGGGCTTTGACGGCCTGGATCGGCTTCGTGAGGGTAGAGCTCAAGCTGGAAGCATTTGAGCTGTGGTTGGGAATCAAGAGGATGCTGGGATTCCGGGCTGTGGAGTTTGGCGGCGGGCCGCTGAGACAGGAGGAGATTTAG